In one window of candidate division WOR-3 bacterium DNA:
- the rpoC gene encoding DNA-directed RNA polymerase subunit beta' has protein sequence MKSKIYDTFDLLDYDTIRLSLASPETIVSWSRGEVTRADTINYRTQRPEKDGLFCERIFGPVKDFECSCGKYKKAKYRGTVCERCGVEVVPSSVRRDRMGHVDLAVPVAHLFYYKISPSKIGLILDLSINQLEAILNYEAYVVLESGDSPYRKGEVLVEEEFQEAVKKFEGFKADMGGQPIYDLLREIDLENLSSDLRIRLEKETLQARRIQLLKKLKLVEAFRLSGNRPEWMVLTRIPVIPPDLRPLVALEGGRYATSDLNDLYKRVITRNNRVKSITSGIKTPEVIIRNEKRMLQDSIDALLDNSRRSRPIKGRGNRPLKSLADALKGKQGRFRRNLLGKRVDYSGRSVIVVDPTLKLYQCGIPKEMALELFKPMIVRKLEERGVVDSERSARRLVRARSTEVYEILDEIIKNHPVLLNRAPTLHRVSIQAFLPVLREGRAIAIHPLVCHPYNADFDGDTMSVHVPLSPEAILESYMLMLSIHNVRSPGNGRALMAPTQDMVIGLHYLTKLRKDTPEPIRSFSSVDEIYTAIYHGNITFHQTIRYVFNNKIIDTTPGRVIFNEQLPVEMRFKNVEVNKKTLSGIVDECLDRFGTEKTITVLDNLKKFGFEIATSSGLTIGIDDMLSLKTKDRIWAKGAKEVQEINRAHQGGLISETERYNKVIDTWTRVSMDIEEGLIEELEKDRDGFNPLYMMVNSGARGSRNQACQICGLRGLMSKPQRKVTSVQIIETPIKSSCKDGLTVLEYFISTHGARKGLADTALKTADAGYLTRRLVDVAQNVTTTVEDCGTIMGQEISALKEGEKIVEPLSERIVGRVALVDVIDPLSNETIVNAGEEISNEDSMKIEKSGIEKVKVRSILTCEAPVGLCAKCYGRNLATGRMVEIGEAVGVLAAQCIGEPGTQLTLRTFHTGGVALRIAESASRNAEFSGKVSFENLSAAEREDGLLVSLNDKGRMVIKGSTRKISYNIPIGAIIYPKAKSTINVGDILFEWDPYSIPIVNPLGGIVKYQDIIPGVTMQENWVDERSGGKQFVIVEDRLRNHHPKINIVEKKTKVLKTFSIPAGTYLLVKDGDKITPGTLIARIPKEIGKSKDITGGLPRVEELFEAKIVKNPAVVTEIDGVCDVDEEKGFWKITVTPEVGDVRSYKIPTTRYLKVHSGEFVRAGDPLCEGAIDPHDILRIKGPMETQRFLVNEILEVYRIQDVKIDDKHIEVIVRQMLQKVKIEEPGNTPFVGGEIVDKRRVIEVNQQALVEGKKPATYRPILLGITRAALSTESFFSASSFQETTKVLADAAVEGKVDRLEGLKENVIVGRIIPAGTGLRRYQEITLEEEKTEAQAI, from the coding sequence ATGAAAAGTAAAATCTACGATACTTTTGATCTCCTCGATTACGATACAATAAGACTGTCCTTGGCTTCTCCGGAAACGATAGTATCCTGGTCACGCGGTGAAGTTACGCGCGCCGACACGATAAATTACCGCACGCAGAGACCGGAAAAGGACGGTTTGTTCTGTGAAAGAATATTCGGCCCGGTAAAGGACTTCGAATGTTCATGTGGGAAGTACAAGAAAGCCAAGTATCGAGGTACGGTGTGCGAGAGATGCGGGGTCGAGGTAGTTCCTTCTTCAGTGCGGAGGGACAGGATGGGACACGTTGACCTTGCGGTCCCTGTTGCTCACCTGTTCTACTACAAAATCTCACCCAGCAAGATCGGCCTCATCCTCGACCTATCCATCAATCAGCTGGAAGCGATCCTTAACTACGAAGCATACGTGGTCCTGGAATCTGGTGACTCTCCCTATAGAAAAGGGGAAGTATTAGTTGAGGAAGAATTCCAGGAAGCGGTTAAGAAATTTGAAGGATTCAAAGCTGATATGGGTGGACAGCCTATATATGACCTGCTAAGGGAGATCGATCTGGAAAACCTCTCATCGGACCTGCGTATCAGGTTAGAGAAGGAAACACTACAGGCAAGACGCATACAGCTACTGAAAAAATTGAAGCTTGTTGAAGCATTCCGGCTATCTGGCAATCGTCCCGAATGGATGGTCTTAACAAGAATCCCGGTAATACCGCCCGACCTGCGGCCGCTTGTGGCGCTGGAAGGAGGACGCTACGCAACATCTGACCTTAATGACTTGTACAAACGTGTAATAACACGCAATAACCGGGTAAAATCGATCACTTCGGGAATAAAGACACCGGAAGTCATTATCCGCAATGAGAAGAGAATGCTGCAAGATTCGATCGATGCGCTCCTCGACAATTCACGACGCAGCCGTCCGATAAAGGGGCGTGGCAACAGACCGCTGAAATCACTGGCCGACGCGCTGAAAGGAAAGCAGGGAAGATTCCGCAGGAACCTGCTGGGCAAGAGAGTGGATTACTCCGGCAGATCAGTTATCGTAGTTGACCCGACACTGAAACTCTATCAATGCGGTATTCCGAAAGAGATGGCGCTCGAACTTTTCAAACCGATGATCGTACGCAAGTTAGAGGAACGGGGTGTTGTTGATTCAGAAAGAAGTGCACGCAGGTTGGTACGGGCACGCTCTACCGAGGTCTATGAAATACTGGATGAAATCATCAAGAATCATCCCGTACTTCTCAACCGTGCCCCTACTCTTCACCGCGTGTCGATCCAAGCATTTCTGCCGGTGTTACGTGAAGGCAGAGCAATCGCCATACATCCCCTTGTCTGTCATCCCTACAACGCGGATTTCGACGGCGATACGATGAGCGTGCATGTACCGCTATCTCCGGAGGCCATACTGGAATCATACATGCTGATGCTTTCGATACATAATGTTCGATCGCCGGGCAACGGACGCGCACTGATGGCGCCGACTCAAGACATGGTGATCGGACTCCACTATCTCACGAAACTCAGAAAGGATACACCCGAACCAATACGGTCATTCTCGTCAGTCGACGAAATCTACACGGCCATATATCATGGCAACATAACGTTTCATCAGACGATAAGATACGTTTTCAACAACAAGATCATTGACACGACACCCGGCAGAGTGATCTTCAATGAGCAGTTACCGGTCGAAATGCGTTTCAAAAACGTTGAGGTGAACAAGAAGACGCTCTCTGGCATAGTGGATGAGTGTCTTGACAGATTCGGCACCGAGAAAACCATCACGGTTCTCGATAATCTGAAGAAATTTGGTTTCGAAATCGCCACCAGTTCGGGACTTACAATCGGGATCGATGACATGCTGAGCCTTAAAACGAAAGACAGGATCTGGGCTAAAGGCGCCAAGGAAGTACAGGAAATAAACAGAGCTCATCAGGGTGGATTGATATCTGAGACTGAACGCTACAATAAAGTAATTGATACATGGACCAGGGTTTCCATGGACATCGAAGAAGGGCTCATCGAAGAACTCGAAAAAGACCGCGATGGATTCAATCCGCTTTACATGATGGTCAATTCGGGTGCGCGTGGTTCCCGGAACCAGGCCTGCCAGATCTGCGGATTGCGTGGTCTCATGTCCAAGCCCCAGCGTAAAGTAACTTCGGTTCAGATCATTGAAACACCCATAAAATCATCATGTAAGGATGGACTCACAGTTTTGGAGTACTTCATTTCAACTCACGGCGCGCGAAAAGGATTAGCCGATACTGCGCTGAAAACTGCTGATGCAGGGTATCTGACGCGGCGCCTCGTTGATGTAGCCCAGAACGTAACGACGACAGTGGAGGACTGCGGAACCATCATGGGGCAGGAGATCAGTGCGCTCAAAGAAGGAGAAAAAATTGTTGAGCCACTGAGCGAACGTATCGTGGGCAGGGTTGCCCTCGTCGACGTTATCGACCCGCTGTCAAATGAGACAATCGTCAATGCAGGTGAAGAGATCTCGAACGAAGACTCTATGAAGATCGAAAAGAGTGGCATCGAGAAGGTAAAGGTCCGTTCCATCCTAACCTGCGAGGCACCGGTAGGGCTTTGCGCAAAGTGCTATGGGAGGAATCTCGCCACCGGTCGAATGGTCGAGATCGGAGAGGCCGTTGGAGTCCTTGCCGCACAGTGCATTGGTGAACCGGGAACGCAGCTGACACTCCGTACCTTCCACACCGGTGGAGTCGCTCTGCGTATCGCCGAGAGTGCTTCGCGTAATGCCGAATTCTCGGGTAAGGTCAGTTTTGAGAACCTGTCTGCTGCCGAGCGCGAAGATGGATTGCTGGTCAGTCTGAATGATAAGGGTCGCATGGTCATTAAAGGCAGTACGCGAAAGATCAGCTACAACATACCAATAGGCGCAATCATCTATCCGAAAGCTAAGAGTACCATAAACGTAGGTGATATTCTGTTCGAATGGGATCCATATTCGATACCAATCGTGAATCCATTAGGTGGTATCGTCAAGTACCAAGACATCATTCCCGGTGTGACTATGCAGGAAAACTGGGTGGATGAAAGGTCCGGCGGCAAGCAATTCGTTATTGTGGAGGACAGGCTCCGCAACCATCACCCGAAGATCAACATCGTCGAGAAGAAAACCAAAGTACTCAAAACCTTCTCTATCCCGGCTGGCACATATCTACTGGTGAAAGATGGAGACAAAATAACGCCGGGTACCCTAATCGCAAGAATACCCAAGGAAATCGGCAAGAGCAAAGACATTACCGGTGGTCTACCCCGTGTCGAGGAGCTATTCGAAGCGAAGATCGTCAAGAATCCGGCGGTGGTTACGGAAATCGATGGTGTCTGCGATGTCGATGAAGAGAAGGGATTCTGGAAAATCACCGTAACGCCGGAAGTCGGTGACGTCAGATCCTACAAGATACCGACAACAAGATATTTGAAAGTACACTCCGGTGAATTTGTACGTGCAGGTGACCCCCTCTGTGAGGGTGCAATTGATCCACACGATATATTGCGGATCAAGGGACCCATGGAAACGCAGCGTTTTCTTGTCAATGAAATACTCGAAGTCTACCGGATACAGGATGTGAAAATAGATGATAAACATATCGAAGTTATCGTGCGTCAAATGTTGCAGAAAGTGAAGATCGAAGAACCGGGTAATACACCTTTTGTGGGCGGTGAGATTGTGGACAAACGCCGCGTAATCGAGGTAAATCAGCAAGCACTGGTCGAAGGAAAGAAACCAGCCACCTACCGTCCAATACTGCTGGGCATAACAAGAGCAGCCCTCTCCACCGAATCGTTCTTTTCAGCCTCCAGTTTCCAGGAAACGACCAAAGTGCTGGCCGATGCCGCGGTAGAAGGCAAGGTGGATCGTCTCGAAGGACTAAAAGAGAACGTCATCGTGGGAAGGATCATCCCCGCCGGTACGGGTCTCAGGCGTTATCAGGAAATAACCCTGGAGGAAGAAAAGACTGAAGCCCAGGCTATTTAG